In Telopea speciosissima isolate NSW1024214 ecotype Mountain lineage chromosome 10, Tspe_v1, whole genome shotgun sequence, the DNA window AAAATAAGAGCCGCTGAGGACGACGGTTGTGGAAGCATGATGATCTATTATGTACCTAATGGGGCTTTTGGCGGTATCTCAAATTATAATGAAAAGTGAGGTTTTatccactttcttttttttttctttgataaagAAGTTTGATCCATTATCATATTGAGAATTTTATACTTGCAAAGACTGTTTACTTAAAATGCACCATGAAGGAACGGACTCCTTCATTGTCCATGATTTTCAGCCATGTGGACAGCTGATTTACCCAAATTTACCATTGGATGGGTAGTACAACTTTGGATTGGCTATATATCAAGCTAGAAATCCTAAACGTGGCATATTTAATTTTGATCCCTTCAAACTAAACTATTTCATGTTGAAAAACTAAGCAAGGGGTAataattaaagggaaggaagtGAATTTTcaagcctaaaaaaaaaacttttataatTATTACCCATATTTATGTcattaactccaaatcatttcttatgttttaattaaattttactaTACTTTGCATCTAAATcccttaaatttaaaaataaaaataaaaatcatatctAAAAAGTATGATTACTAAATGgtaaaaagaacgctacctagcTATTTGATttctgcacctagacacagttTTGCCTTGCCCCCCTTGGAAAGTACCATCCTGCCCCAATCGATGCTTGCACGTGCACTCCAATTGGTCACCATGTACATgtaggctctagaggcccacACAGCATTCTCTAACCCTTACTAAATATAAAAggaattttaattaatttatacaatcatgttTGATTACAAGaacttttttttaaagattaaaAATTTCACTACCCTTTCCTTTATTGATTAGTACGTATTATCAAAACTTGGCATACAGAATATTTAACACAGAGCAAAAGGTGACCCCTATAATAGGAAAGGAAGCAGGAGCATACTCAAGCTCTTCCTTCTAATctcttacccttgttttgccTTGGACCAACTACCGTCCAACCATCTTCAGCTTCTACTGTTTCTCTCGGCCTCTGTACATCTTCTAACATGGGTTCTGGCTTCGGATTTAACCTTGCCTTTGGCTCATCCATTACCATGTCTGATGACTCGTCATCTGAGctctcatcttcatcttcatcatcattgaCCATCTGTCACAAAGATTCAAGTCAAAAGAAAAACCACAAATCAATTGCCATCCTTGTAATTCCCACATTTCATATCCATTAACAAATTTGGTCATAATAACCATAGCCCCTCCCAAATGAGAACTAAGATCGATGTGTACTACTACTCTTTCATGGAGGAGATGTAATAAGACCACCAAGATAGGCATACAGACACACAGAAGGTGATGTTAGTGCCCAAAAACATCATACAGGCAAGTGACTCAATGCAGAAACATAGCATCCACCTcagaaacctctctctctctggagcAAGCACAGAGTTCTACCCCAAAACCCTCCCTGTTCTCTTGCCATCTTGCTTCGGATGGGACAACTAGAATCTGTAGACATTCCAACTGGGGTAATCTATAAGTTCCAAATTTCTCATACATGTAGTTGATGATAAAAATGCTCTTAAGATGCTACATTGCATTCAGTCAGGGACATGAAGCGTAGCTAGACATATCTCAATGAGCAATTGCACAAAGGGCAAACATCAATTGCAAGTAAGGGTACAAAGGCTGCAGGAACATCTCTTATTCACATCTCCTGGCAAAGAAGAAGTACTAGTTGCAAGTTCAATTCTTACTTTTGCCAATAGGTTATCAGCTCTTATTCTGATATTGTTACTGACCCATATCATagattctcataaaaaaaataagaggaaaCTCCAATTATGTCCACAAATCAAGTTTCACAGCTTAGAAAAGTTAGCACCATAAGAAACATGAAACTGGTCTATCTCAAACAACTGAAAATCTATCTGAAAATTGTGATAATAAACTTCAGCAAACATTCATAGAACTCAGAATAGTTAATGTGAGGAATAAGATAGACAAACGATAAAAATGATtatcaaataaacaaaaaattactGATATGATACACAACCTATCAAAGGTGGACCAAGAAAACTAAAGCACGCTTTACAATTAAATTACTTCCCCCTTCCTCAAAGTTTGGAGATTAATTTTCAGCCTCATGAATGAAACGGCAGAGACATTTCATTCATCCAGAACATAGGTTTGCTGTAAACAGGTCTAGAAAAATAATTTTGGCATAAACCATCCAAGGACTAATAACTTACCCGTCTGCTTTGAGAAACAGCTTCTGCCTCTGAGCTGGACTTGCTCAACTTCTCAACTGACTCATAATTGCCTTGCAGACAGTCCTCATGCATAATCATCAACTGTTCTGCTACCTACTTGGATAAGTAAAAGAATAAGTAAGCTCCATATGTCATTTGTGCAAGATTCTAAAGGTTCTTCAAAACCAGAAACCAAATTTAAGTTTTTCATCCATGAACGCTTAAAAAATGTTAACAAGAAAGCATTATATGAAGGTTTGAAATTCTTTGACCATCTACGAATGCGAAAAGAGTCACAACATAGAATAcaataactcagccttatcccaactaaatgggttcaggtacatggatccttattccttgccctccaaaaggTTGTAGAATCCCTGTAAAAGGGTTTGGCTGGGTTTTTTTTCAGTGCCGGCTGCCGACCTGACACACCAACCCTCCTTTATCCGGGCTTCGGACCGGCAGCAAACACTGGCGGAGGAACTTAAACCTAGGGAACATAAACCGTTAATTAATCAGGATTCTTAGACTTTCAAGATAATAAAGGGAACAAAATGCTGAATGACATAGTGCTTgacattttgatttttataagaCAAAAATGACTCATTAACTAAAGCACACTGATAAACCATAAATACTCGGGGCCAACCCCGATCCGCTGCATGGCATGGCATGGCATGAAGAGAGGACAACCCAGACTCGGTTACCTCAAGACTCATCCGCTAGactcaagaagaagagacccAATAGGTCACTCAAGGACCAAGGACACTACACAAATCGGCAAGGGCATCACCACCCAGATCAACGTCATCCTACCAGTAAAGGGATCTATCCCAAAGGAGATGAACCTTATCTACGCACGACCctcaaggatcttatccaataTGCGAGGGAAGCACATGTCCGTCTGCTAGGGAACGCCTTCCCTATCTGGACTCTACCTCCCAAGAGGAGGTGATCTACTACGTGAAGGACTCTACTACTAAGGAGGCCTATCACTAACTACttggactctccacaccgctaTACTTcgctataaatactcaggtattctccccccattaacccatcttgaattccaacAATTCATCTGTTGttgagagagatctaacttaggcatcagagagtcctaggccagaaccacaccggttctcccttgtccctgacgtccttttgcaggttgcggcacccgaaggaccacccagcgatttcttgacgcaacacacaCTAAGACACAAGCAACCCCTAAAGGAACCAAACATGCCTAAGGGTCACAGttaaactttttttggttgtCAATTAAACTAAATTTTGAGAAAGTTTTACAGTAACAGAGCTAAAATACATATCACTGATGACAAACATCCAACCAAATACCCATAATTACCCTGTACAGCAAAGAGaaatattttctgtttcttcattCTACAATGGCGATGACCATAGAAACTTTGATGCAAGGAGCCCCTTGATGACTTTTTAGGCAGTAGAACCAGCTACCCACTTGCAAAGTCTCCTATTTCTCTTCATTACATTTGGTTTCAATCATGGGCAGCAGGACAGGATAGAAATGATGCTgttctccctccctccctcttgtgggggggggggggggggaagggggaagagaATACAACCCTCAGAAATTGGCCAACAATTGGAGCCTTATCCAAGATCTCATATCATGAGATGCCAACTTAGCCACCAACTCATTGGTAAATCAGCTAGCAATGCAAAGGATCATAAAGAATAAAGggtaaaattaaaattgagtTGGACAGGTTAAGGTTACAGTCTTTCGGATGTGACCACGGTTGGAACAAAATATTTTGGGTTTCAACCGAAGCTCTGCATGTTTTGGTTGGCCATTTCGGTGGTCATTTTGGTTAAAATTCTGCATACCTAGTAAGTAGACCTGCGTTTTGTTTTGACCTTTTTTGAAAGGTTTGGACCGAACGTTCAAACCATTTATAACATAACTATTTCCCATTCAATAGACATTTCAGAAAGTGAAAAACTAAAACCCAAAAGTCAGATACTTCAGCATGCTTGACAAAGAACCTAATGTAGCCTACCAAAACCATAAACCAGCATAATAAAAAGAAGCTACGCCTATGCTACATTCAGGTTCCTGAACGCGAGGGCTCAGCACTTTTGTTTACGGGAGGATGAAATCAATCCTCATAATGTGCCAACAGGAAGGGAGCATATAAGGCAAACATTATGCAATGTAACAAAAGCCATCCCAAATCTGAGTTTCAAATTGATGTGATTGAAAAATAGACATACCTCCTCAATGCTGCCGTCCTCAATCTCCGCATTGAAAGAAAGCATCATTGTTTCATCGAGCATATTCTCTAGATCATCAATATAAAGCGGCTCTGGATAAGAATAAAATGAGACTAATTAAAGCCACTTCAGAATGAAATGCATGGCCTACAAGTAAGAAAATGACTTCCCAATTAACAATCATCAGAGTCTTAAAACCGCACGGAGCCCATTTAAAATCTCAATTTGCAGCAACCAAAAAAACGTTACAGTCGTTAGCCTAAACAATACCTTTAGATTGGGAGAACCATGAGAAGAGATCAACGGCGAGTTGTTCAGACTTCTGATGAGAATTTCTGCCGCCCCATTCGTTCTGAACAGCCATCTGAAGTGAAGTCCATCGAGAGAGAAGCAAAGAGATCCCTTCAGAGAAGACAGAGAGCGCCTCAGGCGTGAGCTGAGTAGGCACTGGGCCTCCCTTAGCAGATATCATCACTAACAACTTACAGTGCAAACCCTAACTCTCCCTGGCTTCTGAACTTCTCTCTTCGCAAGGCCTCGCCGTCAGCGAACCACAGAGGGATCAGCTCAGCAGAGAGAACAAAATACTATTTGATTTAGGGTATAAATATGGCTTTGAGCTAAACGAAGGGCTCGTAGACAGACTCGGAACCAGAGCAGTTCGTACCGCTATTATTAGATGTGAACCGTTACAACCTagaattagggatgtaaatgaatagcgaaatccgtttccgtatttGTGTCCAAATCCGTATATTACTATctaaatccgtccgaaaactaaacggatgcACATGCGAataggctatagttatccgaaaagctatatttacatgtaaacggataaaatatccaatttgTATCTCTGTGCCCGTATCCATTTAACACTATctaaatccgtccaaaagctaatcggatgcggatgctgatgcggatatagcactatccgagccgaatccgagccatttacatccctacctagaAACCCTCACAACTTGTGAGTCGAGATCTGGATTGGTGTAGATTCCGGCTCTGCTTGAACTCATTTTCTTAGTAGAGTTTGTTgaaatgaaatttgacataaaaaaacACAAGGGCGTACCCGAGGCTCCCCCACTGCAGGTCTGGGGagtggggagggtcataatgtacacaactTTAACCCACTTCGCAGAGAAgttgtttccagagactcgaacctgtgaccacttggtcacaatggagcaattgGTCATTCTCACGGTTGGATAGACCACATCATAAATTTGATGTTCCATTGCAATCCATACATCCGCCATGTATTTGTGCATTGAAAAATGATTATGAGTTAGCCTTGCACGTATGTGTACCTTACACATATAGTTAGGTGATGACATgtgtcctttttcttttcataaatgATTTGCTTCCATGCCCTCTTAACAACAGTTGGTGGGATACATGTCATCCATCACCTAATTATACATGGAGCACACACGTATGAGTAGGTGATCCAAGCTCCTGTTGCCTTTAGGAGATGTTGTCGGGTGAAATCCCATGAATTAATAagaatatttaaataaaagggaaaaagaacgctacccaGTCGAGTGACTCCTGCACCTAGAGAGTGCATGAAAAAAGTACCTCCTTAAACCctcccccatgaaataaaaaatcacatctatgTTGGTACTCctgcatgtgctctcattggcttccgcaccagggttttagtaatcgatgTCAGTCTCGGTCTCGACAAGGGGCCTTAGGGTCTACTACGctaaaaatttcaaacctaattCGATCTAACACTAAATAAGATTAGATAGCCAATCATGGCTTGGTAATGAGGACTACTAAGCCCAaaaaaccttctcccaaaggaAATCACAGAAGAAGGTATTGCTTGAAGCATACTAAACAATCTGGAAAACGCTAAGGTCATTGCATAATCGTATTGCATTCAGttggggagagaaagaagagatgataTTACTCCACTGATTTTGAATGAGAATTTACAACAACAACCCAGTAAAACTTGCAAATCAAAATTACAAGGCTTACTCCCcggagaaaataaaagaattggCAATTAACCATAAGCAAAAGTTTTCATTCACCTGAAGGAAAAACTCATAAATCTAGAGTCGTTATTACTCTCCCTTCCCTTTTTGTTGGATGTTCGAAATAACCTTCATTGTTCCCTAGCACCCACCTAGCGCAATGATGGCCATCAGTGAAGGAATTCCTCATTCACAGTGGCTTAAGTATCACTGCTCCTCTAATTATGGTACTGTTCTTTCATTGTCCACTATGATAGTGTATAAATTTGTATTCGACAAAAAATTTGAAGTGAAGCAAATTTTGTTATTACTACCAATAATCTCTGCAAGAACATTGATTGTCCCTGAAACGATGAAATCGGTTATTGTCCCTCACAATAATCTCTCTCCCAACAATACCTGAGATGAATTTAATAGCACTGTGACAATCTCCACAGACCCTGAGATTCTTGGTGATTCTTATTGGTACTCCAGGAGGGATGCAAATGAGTCCAAAGGCTAGTGCAAGCTTTTCACTGTGGTACCATACTTCTgactctttctcttcctcctccaaatcATACAAAGCAAAGTTGGTGTCAGGAATGTAACCGGCTGCCTTCATCTCTTTCCTTAGCCTTGCCAACATCGCCTGAATTTCATTGTTTCTCTCATGAGAGGAATCCTTTGCTTGGAAGACATGGACTGCATTCTTCATGGTGAGCCAACTGCATCCTGGGTCTTTCTTGATCCCCACatccttcatctccttcctCACTGTTGTGGCTTCTTCCCACCTAcatcaaaatttcagaaaatacTTAATTACAGAAGTAGAATCTTATGAGAGATTTACTTAACTTAAATTAACTTAAAATTAAACAACGAAAAATAAGGTCAGAACATAGGGATGGTAATAGCCATCATTCCTACAGCTGAGTAGTAGTGCATGCATGGACTTGGGGATTCTCGAAAGATAGGTATCCTATCAGAGAGTACAAAGGCCTAAAATTGACTCAACTGATTGGTTGCAACAACACAAGCTATAAGCAAAACAAAGCCAATAGATCAGATGCATAGGGTTCAATCAGGTGAACTTCAGGCCTGGACATCTCCTTGGCAGAAAAACCATCAAAACAGTGGGTCCTTGTACCATGCAAATGCACCAAAAGTATTGCATTGATTACTACTAGGCAACCAAAGAAGAGTgcaaatcataaaaaatttatCTCAAGAAAATCATTATGAATCTGATCTTCTGAAATgtgaaaaaaattataatctTGCCAATAAGATCCCTCGAGGCTAGAGCAATATGCTTGACAAATTGAGAGCATCCTAGGGAACTATGAACAAATTTTCTTGTAGAACCACAATAAAGAAATTCATACTTTCTGTTGCATTTTCttgtagaagaaaagaaagagaaggtagAGAAATCTTTTAATGCCTTGTCTATCTAAATCATTTGTACAATCTTGGGGAGGTCCTTGGCATACTTGACTTTAGGATTTCTCATTTCAAAGCTCAGATAGGGTTACATTCCAGAATATCAGTCTGCAGCATGCACAGGGTTGCATCATTCAATAAGACCCACAAAGGATATCTATCATGCCAGAAACCAAAGAAATCAGGAGACAAAATCCTTCAGTGAAAGCTTCTATGGTTCAGTAACACTCTTTATGCATTCAGAATAATGCAAACAATTGGAAAGTATTGTCAGCTGCATGTTTAGATTTAGGTACAAGATCTAAACCTACAAAATAGTGTCCAGCCCCACAGCATGTAGAGCTAGTGATAAAAATGAAAGggagaaacagaaaataaaaagttgACTTTAAAGTTGTAAAATCACCTGCCAGCGGCTGCAAACATGTTTGAAAGTATGACATGGTTGCCAGAGTCTAGTGGATCAAGTTCGAATAAGTTATCAGCCGCGATCTTCCCCAATTCTGGCTTTCCATACACTCTACAACCTCCCAACAGAGCACCCCAGATCGAGATTGTTGGACGGATTggcattttctttataaactcaTAAGCATGCTCCACCAAACCTGCTCGTGCTAGCAAGTCGACAACACAAGCATAATGCTCAGCTCCTGGCTCTATTCCATACCTCCCTCTCATTGACTCAAAAATCTCCATCCCCTGCTCCACCCAACCAGCCCGACTACATGCCGATAGTACACAAACCAGTGTCACATAGTTAGGCCGCATCTCATGGCCACCTTGTGTAATCTCCTCGAACAGTGCTAGAGCCATTTCTGCACATCCTTGATGTGTATACCCACCAATCATTGCATTCCATGTAATTATATTACTCTCAGGCATCTCATCAAAGGTTCGCTCTGAATCCTCTATACTTCCACATTTACCATACATGTCCACCAGTGCACTCCCAACATACACATTTCCTTCAACGCAGGCCTTCACAGCAAGTGCATGCACAGACCTCCCCAATTCAAGTCCAGCCATCCCAGCACAAGCGCTAAGAACACTTGAAACCATGAAATCTGTAGGCTCAAAACCTTCTTTCCGGGCTCGCGAAAAGATCACAGaagccttttcttcttcatcattctGTACATAGGCAGCAACCATTGAGCTCCATGAGACATCATTGGGTCGGAGGATTCCATTAAAAACAACCTCCGCAGATTCAAACTGTCGGCATTTCCCATAAAAGTCAATTAGTCCATTAG includes these proteins:
- the LOC122642103 gene encoding pre-rRNA-processing protein TSR2 homolog isoform X2, which translates into the protein MISAKGGPVPTQLTPEALSVFSEGISLLLSRWTSLQMAVQNEWGGRNSHQKSEQLAVDLFSWFSQSKEPLYIDDLENMLDETMMLSFNAEIEDGSIEEVAEQLMIMHEDCLQGNYESVEKLSKSSSEAEAVSQSRRMVNDDEDEDESSDDESSDMVMDEPKARLNPKPEPMLEDVQRPRETVEAEDGWTVVGPRQNKGKRLEGRA
- the LOC122642103 gene encoding pentatricopeptide repeat-containing protein At4g14850-like isoform X1, producing the protein MTFLNPNTFASLVESAVSTQSSLVGRAAHAQIIKFLSNPLPTFLYNHLVNMYSKFDLFNSAQLVLSLNPERSVVTWTSLISGSVQNGHFVSALHHFSNMRRESIQPNDFTFPCAFKASGSLHSPRTGKQLHALAVKVGEISDVFVGCSAFDMYSKTGLRDDARKMFDEMPERNAATWNAYISNSVLDGRPYDAVGAYIRFRRVGGEPNSITFCAFLNACSDASYLLLGRQLHGFLIRIGFDGDVSVSNGLIDFYGKCRQFESAEVVFNGILRPNDVSWSSMVAAYVQNDEEEKASVIFSRARKEGFEPTDFMVSSVLSACAGMAGLELGRSVHALAVKACVEGNVYVGSALVDMYGKCGSIEDSERTFDEMPESNIITWNAMIGGYTHQGCAEMALALFEEITQGGHEMRPNYVTLVCVLSACSRAGWVEQGMEIFESMRGRYGIEPGAEHYACVVDLLARAGLVEHAYEFIKKMPIRPTISIWGALLGGCRVYGKPELGKIAADNLFELDPLDSGNHVILSNMFAAAGRWEEATTVRKEMKDVGIKKDPGCSWLTMKNAVHVFQAKDSSHERNNEIQAMLARLRKEMKAAGYIPDTNFALYDLEEEEKESEVWYHSEKLALAFGLICIPPGVPIRITKNLRVCGDCHSAIKFISGIVGREIIVRDNNRFHRFRDNQCSCRDYW